The sequence tcttcattttattgtcattattattgttattactgttgttgtcatggtgatgataatcatcaatatcatcattactcgattattaatattaacattactatcgttattattgttattatcattatcattgtcattatgattattatgattattattattatttttattattactattattatcattattattggtattattaccattgcaatttttattgttaatgttatcgttattatttttattgtgattaacattatgattattatcattattgctgttatttttttgttatcattattattatcctcattattattactataataataataataataataataataatattaatattggtattatcattagcatcagtaGGAGTTgaatcattaccattttaatattattattactgttgttattattttgttacttttgtgataattattaatgttagattttgtcattatcagtgctattagtataataattaccaatactatcattattatcatgatattgatgatgatgaatcacacacacacagtcacacacacacacatgtagaagtTCCCGATGATATGGAAGGGTTGTGGGTGCGGGTCACCTCccgagccacactgcaggcgccggctttgcagcaagggatgccacgcgatccatgagggtaacagacaacgcctcctcgctacaggcagaggcagttgcaatcacgggagccctaggccacgcgtccctaagggaaggacacgtggtcatacacacagactccagggcagccattgactgtcttcagcacagctcacccacagacaacatctacctactgaccacgattctcacaatggcacagagaattcttgctcagggtagaagaattatcatcaactgggtcccaagccacatggcatcagagggaacgagcttgctgacagactagccgtcgctggcaggggtatgcccccaaatcccatgacgataaaaccgagccgaaaattacttatggagaagtgtgccttggtcagtcgtaccttcctacggcagctccacagagaggaaacgagaacctccccctcggccagctggtactcagacgccacaggctatgaaccactggcactctctgaagtaagcaacagaggtaccgaagtcattctccacagaatgcgcctaggttaccactgtgcatggcagattatcccaacaatcgaacgcgatgaaaggtgctgcaagcactgcggcgagccgaacgccacactagttcactacttagaaaattgtgaccatacacaattcctgagacagggaccgcccacaacagccgccgtgctggtaaagaggctatgcgaaatgcttacaccatggcggcaggagcgcctgctggcaatcccgccgccacggtaagcaccgagtgtcagacaactcaatgagacagccgtaaaaagctgacacaggccgggccatattaagaaggcccgggcgatgctagaacttcgcaaaccataaaggtcacctccctcaccatccccgcCTCGCCGTGTCCCTCATCTGCTGTGTGCTCTATCCTCCCCCATGAACCCCCACCAAACAGCTGCTACTTAGCCGACTAACCCACACCACTGACCTTCTGCTTGTGCTATTTCCGTCATGCAAGATGATTGTGTGTCGTGATTTTATTGAAATAGACAAATCACCTTTCAAAAAGTAGTCAACTTTTCCCTTTATGAACAAAGAACCCTGGAGTTGATCCTTACAGATTTACATGACTGGTACCGCATTTATGGCTGCCTTCACCTACCGTCTCTCAGCAAAAGCAGACCAAAACCAGGAAATACAGGTCACTCACACAGTCCTCTATCATGCAGTTCGGGCAGTGGATTACCCAACACCAGTGGACAGACGTTCTTACCGCTGTTTGGAGTGGAGGACAAGTGGTACTACTACCTCTCGACCGTCACTACGGCTTTCCACCACTTCTTTCCGGAAAAGACACTCAGCACACACCCATTAGACCTACCTTGGATCACAGGCCGCATCAAACGACTCAGCCAGCAGAGAAACCAAGCCTTCCAAGCACAACATCACCTCTTATAAATCACTCCGCAACATAGTCgtcagggaaataaaaagagccaAGAAAACCTTCTACCACAACTACAACACCAGCAGccgaagtgtgaatgaagccccgTGAAGCAGTGATATATGTAAGGAAGTGTGgattcgaatgaaatgaaatgttgaatgggtgaatgaagaGATAATGTCTTGTGCATGTTTTCCTTTAAAAGAATACAGATCCCCCCgaaaataatgtaattaattATGATTAAAGAAGTGACCtcataaaataaatggaaattgtGACCCAACTAAAAGATGGAACTATGTGcagcagaaaacaaaataaatcaaaacaaataattaaacaaacaaaaaagatgaaacaCTAGATGAAAATAAAACTCTTATCGAATGTCACTCCGTAACATTCAGACAGCTGCCTAGACGAGATATATCCACCCGAGGGGGTAACAACCACTAGGCATACTTTAAACATCCTTGGTAAGGAAAACGGCTTTTATtgttataaaacataaaaaagtgatattgacaattaacaaaaaataaataaaaaaacgaagataaaataaGGGTTCATTACAATTAACAAGGTTTCCGGTGTTGAGTGGAAAAGTGCTGTGCCACGTCTCAAGTACACACACCTGTTCGAAAGCTCACTCGTGAGGCGTGAGGTGTGAGGCGTGAAgcgaagggagatagaagaagccataggtgtgaggagagattagcaaggagataaagaggaaaagtgaggacGCTATGGCATGTTTGATAGGAAGAGCAGACTGTGAGCTAACGGAATGAACAGGTGCGTTGAAGGATATGCTAAGATGATCAGCAACAGAGGCGAGCCGTTCTTGAACTTTCAACCTATCTAGAACATGGGGATTTGCCTTGGTCAAATGACTGAAGGGGTGCAATCTCTATGGAAAATTAACTATGCAGTTCTTCACGAAAGGAGGCGGGAAAAGTACTTCCATGGTGTCGCTCTATTGTCCACCTCTTCCTCACTTCGCCCGTCCATTAATGGCCTTAGTATGTCGGCGAGGTCATTAGCTCGTGAGAGTAGGGCTATTCCCTGAAACCAGTCCGTGTTCGTCCGTCATCTGGATATTGCCCTGAGCATCATCAGAGTTTAGGAGgacatttttaaataaataagagTTTAGGCACTGATGAACAAATCGAGTTTTtgttgaagatgataacaatacgaTGACGTTTTAACACTTACTATACATTTCCCGAAAATGCTCTGTTCATCTACATATATTTCAATCACCCTTGAATTTGAATCAAAGggcatttttctttctcaaagCTAAGTAAAAGGAAGCTTTCCCTCCCATATTATAGggtaatgtgtatttttttttcccaaactaaTGCTTTTTACATGTCATTTTGAACATATTGCTTcggttccctctttttttccctttaggatcctttcacattctttctctataACTTACCTCCTCGCTTGTATGTTGCCCGTCATATACCCCTTTACTGAGATGTAAAAACGagaatatttaatgtatatgcataacaagaaagggaaagtacctttatttttttacattttgtaaagaatgttttgattagggaaaaaaatataaagtttttGATAATTTGGCTTAAGATTCTTTTTTTAAACGCATCAAACATTATCAAGTTGGAGATTTGCACGCAGCATCGCATCGAGGGTGCCATGTATATTTTTACTTCCTGGGGTAACTATACCACTGGTCAAAAATCCCTGCATTAGGCaaatttgtctttgtgtttgtccaCATACAATTATAAAAGCTCTATAGCATGAGGGGCAAATAAGTTATTTTAcctcatttttttcatatcctaTAAAAGTCCTTGGTTTTGATAAAGAGCTAGTTGCTAAAAGGGGGAAATGTGTTAACAATTGATCAAAGCCTTCTTTTCATACAAGTGTTTTGATTTTTGAAGATAAAAATAGTTTAAAGGGGTAATAACTGTTTTCGCTACTACAGCAAATAGGGACACAGTGAAAAATTATAGGGAACGGATGTTAAGACATAtcagtttttttcttaatttggcATAAATGGGGATCAAGTCATTCATAAAATATTGAAGAGGTCGATTAGCAAGTTTTATTCAGTTACAACGTAaaaatatttatctctttgtaCAGGGAGATTTATTGCATTACTCAGAAAGTGGTGACTGAATGCGAGTTTCCCAATAAAGTAAATTACCGTAGTTCGACGAAAGATAACAACTTATCTCCATAATTGTAGACAGGTGAGAAAGAAATTGTCGAGGAAATTGAGATGTAAAGTTTAGTTGAATTATTTGTGTCCTTTTACAATATTTTCCCGTTCTtttaggaaacaaaaaatataattgctAGATAAGTGAAACTACAGTAACCAACAATATTGGTTACTGTTGCAtagttccttttcttcctgtatGCTTGTAGGCAGGTACTATAGACAATttcgtggagggggaggagggggagggagtaaattACTGAAAAGCTAGCCCACCTTCTGTGCCAATTCGCCTTTTTCTTATATCATTAAACGGAGGATCCGTAATCGATGTTTACACTGGTCTTTTTATATCAGAATGGGAATGCACTGTTAGTATGCAACCTCTCATGTAAGAATACGCTCATCtgcatatagttatacatatgggCCTTAATGGAAAGCTGAACATATTCCCTAGTTTGCGTTGTAGattgtaaaaaaatgaaaaatgaggcAGGAACACTTTTGGAAAAGCATTGCACTGTCCTTTGAGGTTAATTAGCAAAATATGGCTGAGTCACTACGTAGGAACATATTATGACATTAATAGGTAGATAATTAGCTGTTCAGGCGGAAATATGAGAGGGAAACCCGAATTCGCCTTTGACCTCGCGTAGATACGttcaatataataaaataaaaataataaaaccaatgacCTGTTTGTTGTATAAGCATGAAACGTGCAAACATACGAGGTAGTGGTTAtcgcatttacatttatacagaAAATTTAagcctgttatttttctttaattgttgTCAACAGTTAggatgcgtgtttgtgtaagctTGAAAGTCATAATAGAGACATATTAAGTACAAAAAGAgtttcatgatccttttcattgaattgtatttttattttgaagataCCTTAGAAATGCACGAATGGTTACTATAACATGTTAAAAGATGAGGAGGTCGCAactttatttgtaaatattttgaaGACTTTGATTATAGTTTCTGCAAGTATTTTTTGCAGAAATGGACTTTGCCAGATGCATATATTTTGGTCTTATATTTACGTAATGCGAACATTTTCAATCTCAATGAGGGTTAAAAAcggtttccttttcttgtttggtaACACCTCAAGACGAGATTGCATCGCCACCGTCTGAGCAAGAAGAGATGGttgcattatcatcgtcgttatatggaactcgaccgataagatttgtgtttgtgtctgtttgtttatgctaAAAGTATATCTGAGGACAATGATCAAGACATGTtgaattttataatccttttcaCTGCATTGAATTCGTATTATGGGGGTACTTTAGCGATTTGAGGTAAACTACGTATCAAGACATGTTGGAAGGCTAAGTGTAATTATCGGATCAATAACCGTGATCCTATTCATATCAACATTCTTGACCCGTTTCGCATCCGGAGAGCAGCTGTGAAtacctttttaccccccccccccctcctctctctctctctctctctctctctctctctctctctctctctctctctctctctctctctctctctctctctctctcattctctcactctctcactctctcacctctctctccctcttcctaccaacacgcccacccctctctctctctttctctctgactccagttaggtatgtatatttttgtgaatTACATTAAACTGTACACAGGAAGTGTGTAGAAGTAGGTCTCGAGTATTTTCCTACAGAAGATATTCCTAAAATGCAgtcaacaaaaataaaaggatggAAGTTTGaaatttcgttttttgttgttattacatcaGAATTATACACAAGCAGGCATTTGAAGCAGTCGTAAAGCGTGTAACTCAAAAAGGTacgtcgagaaagagagagaaagaatgagagagagagagagagggagagggaggagagagagagagagagagagagagaggagagagagagagagagagagagagagagagagagagagagagagagagagagagcaagagacagagtaagaataagacaaagagaaagaaaaagagcaagagacagagaaagaaaaagacaaagagaaagagctagacggatagacagagaaaacCCAATCCACGCCTCTCTGTACTTCGTCACCTCCCACTCGTCTCTCTTAAACTGACATCATCTACTTAAGGAGTCACGCCTGTCTTCTCCTCGATCCAGTCCAGGTAATAGAAGACGCGGGTGAAGGCGTCAGGTTCTCCAGCCTCGCATCCTACAGAAGACCCGAAGGAGGTGACGCCGTAGGTCATGCCGTTGAGGTTGAGGGGACCGCCGGAGTCTCCCTGCAGAAGGAGTTTTGGTGAGAAGGGCTTCGTCGTGAATTAAGGTCTTGCGAAATGTCGGatggtgtggattttttttttcttttttactgaaaTGGTTATCGGTTTATccttgtttatgatgatgatatatatatatatatattttttttttttatgaatatgaaatgaaatggaaatgaaacGGTTGTTGGTTTATATTCATCCTtatctatccgtttatttatttactgacttgtttctcttttcctttttttctattatgtattaacgatgatattaatagtgtatATGCTGATTTTGGTTTATTTCTGTCGATTCAacttttatattaatgatatttatgatatataattatattactaatggtagtgatggtaaaaaaatatatgacattgaaccataataataatggtgattttttataataatatcatttctACATAATCtaggattaataatgatagtggtagtgaaactatgatgatgatactaatggtcAATACAGGATAAtgccaatgttaataatgaatatgTACTGATGCTAacgaggatgaagataataatatcataataacaatatcattgatGACTGTGatctgtgatgatggtgattatgaaaaTAGGATAAGGACAGTATTGATAAATTGATGTTAAATTCCgtaatattaatatcagcaatgaaaataatacacttatcagtattaatgattatgatgataatacatatgaagctaaagatgataataaacactgcaaaaataatcataaaaaacaatatcacaaagtaacaacaataatagtcaaaAATTAGATGAAAGGACAACAATTCTAATAATGAAAATTTCACGCACTTTTAGCTCTATGGTGGtataatttacaaataaaatTCTTATCGTATCATTcattttgttactgttacttACTACTATctccgtttttattattgttccttCAATTCTTATATCTATTTCGCTCATTCCATTCATTAGAAatgtcatcaatattttttttattttttatcgtagACATGCTTACAAACACCAATTTTACtacatcatctccatcatctgtcttcatcttcattactaccatcatcccCTCGAGTCTCagacatcaccatcaacaccatcatcactatcatcttctcCAATCCCAAAAACATCACTTCCaacaccatacccccccccccccccttaaattttttaaataaataaataaataaatgaccttGAATGACCTTCCTCCACTCACATGGCACGTCCCTTGACCTCCGGTGGTGTCGACGCACACTTGACCTTTGCCGATGATCCCGTAGACCTTATCGCAGTCCTCGCTCGCCATGACAGGCACGTCCACCTGACGAAGGACGTTGGAGATCCCGTCAGCAGCTGGGTGACGGAGGCGACGAAGGAGGAATGATGAGGGATTTTTaaattgtggttattattgtgtAGGTTACTTGGGGTTGTcggtttctcttttatttgtttattcattaatttgttgacacactttatttctatgttttttgtttatttgtttatctgtttatgttcAATCGTGATCTAGTTTAGTTTTCATGTATAATTTTCACGACTGTATGGACATTGTTGTATTGTTTTCAGTGCATGGAAGGCGTTTAtctctatttacttattattattttttgcttgttttagctaccatataattatattttatattatacaaagtgtagaatgaaaaaaacaaaaacaatgatcaaTTAACAAAAACACATGATACCTACAGTCCGCCGGGCGTCCCCATCCCGTAGGAGTCGCTGTGGTGCCAACGCTGATGTCTGACGAAGGGAGCTTGACAGGCGCTATGCTCTCTGAGGCACAGGCATACgtttattaataaatgaataaataagtagaaaaaaaataaggaaaggaagtaaatatctgtatttgcatatacactcagacacatgcatacacacacacatacatatatatatatatatatatatatatatatatatatatatatatatatctatattatatatatatattatatatatatatatatatgtgtgtgtgtgtgtgtgtgtgtgtgtgtgtgtgcgtgtgtgtgtatgtgtgtgtgtgtaatatatatacatacatatatatatatatatatatatatatatatatatatgtatacatgcgtgtatacatatacatatacatatatacacacacatatatatacacatatatatacacatatacatatatgtatatacataaatatacgtatatacatatatacatacgtacatatatatatatatatatatatatatatatgtatatgcatatgcacaaatacagacacacacacacacacacacacacacatacacacacacacacacacacacaaaacacacacacacacacacacacacacacacacacacacacacacacacacacacacacacacacacacacacatatatatgtatgtatgtatagagagagagagaaagagagaaagcacctgcttatcccttcaccttccccgGCTTACCCGTGAAATCCACGGGCGTCGGTAACCTGACGAGGGCAATGTCGTTGGCCAGGGAGAAGGAGTCCCAGTCCTCGTGGGTGAAGAAGTCGCTCGAACTCATCGTGACTTGGGTGTCCTCAGCCTCGAAGATATTGTGGGCACCGAGGACCACCTCCACTGAGAGATGTCTGCAGGGAAGGAgccgagaaggggagggggttgatttTTGTTTCATAGTGTGGTaggttctcgctctcgctctctctcttttctctctctctctctctctctctctctctctctctctctctctctctctctctctctctctctctctatctctatctctatctctatctctatctctatctctctatctctctctctctctctctctctctctctctctctgttttcctctcgcggtttctttctctttctatatccttctctctttctcttttctcagtctttctctctctctctctttctctatctctttctcctactatttccctccttctctctctctctctctctctctctctctctctctctctctctctctctctctctctctctctctctctctctctctctgttttcctctcgcggtttctttctctttctatatccttctctctttctcttttctcagtctttctctccttctctctttctctatctctttctccttctatttccctccttctctctctctctctctctctctctctctctctctctctctctctctctctctctctctctctctctctctctctctctctctttctctctctctctattcatatatatatatctatatatatatttatatatatagatttatatatatatatatatatatatatatatatatatatatatatatactattccatcttttataaatatacctcagtacatctgactgtaaaacagttcgagtcctggtctgggagggttgttatttatcgatatcaatgcggcattacattattccatctttcatatatatatatatatatatatatatatatatatatatgtatatatatgtgtgtgtgtgtgtgtgtgtgtgtgtgtatatatatatatatatgtatatatatatgtatgttttcctgttttcctgttttcctcttcctctccttctccgtctctctctctctctctctctctctctctctctctctctctctctctctctctctctctctctctctctctctctctctctctctctctctctctctctctctctctctctctctctctctctctctctcattttctctcaaaaGATCACACCGTAAGCATACATGAAATGTggattaagaaaataatgataattataatatcaatagcgataataataataataataatataaaacacactaacaataccaacagcagaaatacaataacaacagcaacaggaacTCAAGAAGGGAAACTATCTTGGAGGAACGATATTCAAAATCACTATTTCACTGTAGAAACTTCACCACACACCTGTCGACACAGTGAGCGGCCGTGAGGACCCACTCGCTGGAGATGAGGGAACCGCCGCAGAAGTAAAGGAAGTCGATGAAGAGAGCCACCTGGTGAGGCCACGAGTGAGGAACGGCCTCAGTGCCACCCACGATACGGGTGTCATCTATGtatgtagatgggtagatagataggtaggtaggtagataaacagatagataaatgagtagatggataaatgggtggatagatagacaggcagatagatactaAAGATAGGAAGacatatggataaacagatagaaatagatatacttatggatagatatacatacaacgcCTTATCCAAGAGCATCCAGCCTTTAACTACAAGATGAAAACGAAATTACTAAATTTGTGGAAACTTTTGTTCCTCTTAAAGCATATTCAGTGGCACTCTCCACATCAAGTCAGGAGGTCTGGGAATGTGTTTTTAGAGTACTTCACTTATACCATTATAACTTTATTGTGTTTCCCCTACTACGAGAAGGCTGCAGAGGGTCAAACTATCAATACACACTGTTATTTGAGGgaatattttctatctctctgtcgaaACTATCGAAACTGTCACTGGGGATTCCGAAAATCGTTTTGTCCGTACTCAGAAAACATTGAAACAAACGCCATTTATGATTTCAGAAAAGAATTcacgaaataaatatatacagctaTGGGAGGACCGCTTGATTTCGTGCGTTGGGAGTCAGGATTTTGAAATAAAAGTTtcctattatgattttaatttaatAAGAGGATGTCGGATACTTCATCGATAGGCCCTCGTTAATGGACATATACGCTGGTAAGtgactgtgtatttgtgtaagcCTGTACCTCATATGGCAAATAAATCTATCAATTAGTGAAATCATACAGAATTATGACACACACGTTTCTAAGAACAGTACCTGTTTTCAGTGAAACACGAGGATTCACTAAGGGTTTCAGTGACTTCCAGTGCCATGGTTTTCCCGCCGCGGGGTTTCCATTCTGGTTAGGAGGAGAGTGCTTCAGTTACCTTCATCGTTGCCATTGTTTGTAtagagcatatacatatacgcacgcatatacCCACGCCAATATTTGAATAtaattacagacacatacacacacacaggcactcacgcacaaacacacacacacatacacacacagatatgaatatacatatacatatatgaacataaatgtatatatatattttttttaacagccattaattccattccaggacacaggcctctctcaattcattatttgagaggttatatggcagtgccacccttgtctgattggatgcccttcctaatcaaccgcggttcggctcgctaacacttttgcaacggcggtga is a genomic window of Penaeus chinensis breed Huanghai No. 1 chromosome 23, ASM1920278v2, whole genome shotgun sequence containing:
- the LOC125037330 gene encoding chymotrypsin BII-like, with the translated sequence MNILFRFSLLLAACVVVNGNPAAGKPWHWKSLKPLVNPRVSLKTDDTRIVGGTEAVPHSWPHQVALFIDFLYFCGGSLISSEWVLTAAHCVDRHLSVEVVLGAHNIFEAEDTQVTMSSSDFFTHEDWDSFSLANDIALVRLPTPVDFTESIAPVKLPSSDISVGTTATPTGWGRPADSADGISNVLRQVDVPVMASEDCDKVYGIIGKGQVCVDTTGGQGTCHGDSGGPLNLNGMTYGVTSFGSSVGCEAGEPDAFTRVFYYLDWIEEKTGVTP